The genomic DNA GTCAGTGTTTTACCACTACCAGTTGTATGCCAAATGTAGCCATTATTATTCGTTTCGGTTGCACGATTAATGAGTGCTTCCACTGCGTATACTTGATAGGGACGAAGCGCCATTAAAAGTTTATCAGTTTCGTTTGTAATCATATAGCGGCTAATCATTTTGGCCACGCGACAACGGTCGAGGAAGTCTTGGATAAATTCTTTTAAATTGTTAATTCGACGATTGTCTTTATCGCTCCAATAGAACATAAAGCTTTTGAATATTTCTTTGTCACTATTTGCGTAATAACGTGTTTCCTTCTTATTACTTACAACGAAAAGCTGAATAAAACGGAACAATCCTCTGTAATTGTGTTTACGGTAACGTTCAATTTGATTAAACGCTTGTGTAATCGCAATACCGCTACGTTTAAGTTCAATTTGAACAAGTGGTAGACCATTAATGAGAATCGTCACGTCATAGCGACCTTTATATTTATCATCTACTGATACTTGATTCGTAACTTGGAATTTATTTTGACACCAATGTTCCGTATCTAAGAAATATAAGTACACCTTTGATTCGTCATCTCTTTCAAGCGTGTAACTATCGCGCAGTTGCATCGCACTTTCAAAGACACTCTTGTCACTAATGTCAGTCATCAAACGTGCAAATTCCGTAAGAGAGTGGTTTATTATTAAGTTTGTCCATATTTCGTTCATTTAAAATTTGACGGAAATTATTAACCAATTGGTCATGATTTCTTAAGATTACTCTTTCATAACCCTGAGATTCTAGTTGCTTAATAACTTCATTCTCTAACGCCAATTCACCTTGATAACTCATAACATCACCCAGAAAATAGTATTTGGTTTAAATATAGCATAAGAAATTAATCAATAAGAAGTAAAATTTAGGTTTTATAAAACGAAATATGAAATATGTTAAATAAAATGGTACTATTTAATTAATAAAAAATTAAATGGGGAAAAATATGGAAGAATATAAAAAATTTTTAGATGAAATAAATGGTAAAAATATTAACTTTTTAATTGGTTCAGGAGCTTCAACGGGTATTATTCCGAATTTATGGTTAAAAGGAATTGAAAAAAGTTTCGAAGATTTGTTAGTAGATGAAGACTTAGAAAAATATAGAAATGAACTTTATTTTATTTGGTTTAATTATTGGGTGGCTAAAACTAGAATTTTAAATAAACCTACTATTCCAAGAGAAGAAGATGTTTACAAAAACTACATAGATTTTGTAAATAATCTAATTATATTACTCAACAATGAAGGTTTTGATAGACCTAAAAAAGTTAATATATTTACTACGAATTATGACACTTTATTTGAACTAGCTTTTGACCATCATAGCAAAAGGGGCGCTATAACTTTTTTTAATGATGGGAGTAGGGGTTTTTTACAAAAATACATATCTTCAGAAAATTTTTATATTAATGCCTCTCACACTGGTGTCAGTGAAAGTTTCAGTAGAAACATACCCATAATAAACTTATTAAAAATACATGGTTCTGTAACTTGGAGAAAAGATGATGAAAGTGACAATATTGAGGTTTCATTAAACAATAATAACTTTAATAAATTAAAGGTGGAAGCAGATAAATATATAGAAAATGCTCAAGTAGTTAATATAATAGAAAACTTGGACAAGGATAGTTATAATTTCGTAGATTTAAAGAATGATTTAGAAAATATATTTAATGATGACAGTATTGAATTAACTGAATTCCAAAATTCATATGAAAAACTAAATATTGTTTCACCAACTAAAGAAAAGTTTAAAGAAACTGTTTTTCAACAACATTATTATCAAATGTTAAGAATTTTAAGTTTTGAACTTGAAAGAAAAGATTCAGTATTAGTAGTTTTTGGTTTTTCATTCGCAGATGAACATATTCGTGAAATTGTTAAAAGATCTATTACTAACCCTTATTTGAAAGTTTATATTATCTGCTATAGCCAAAAAGGGGAAAAAGATATAAAAGAATATTTAAAAGGTTTAAATAATATAACTTATTGGCCTAATTTTAATGATAATTCAAGATTGAAAGGTGATTTTAAATTTCTTAATAACTTAATGAAAGGTTGGAAATAATGAAAAATTATAATGATAATTTAGTAGTTGGAGTTGTTAAAGAAATTAGAGGAACTTCAGTGATTATTAGAATTACTAATACTACAACACAATTATTTCACTTTTATAAAGGAGAAAAGTATTCAGGCGTAATGATTGGTACTTTTATAGGCATACAACCAGGTAGGTATACTATAGTTGGAAAAGTAGAAAAAGAATATGCTTATGATCGATTTCAAGATATAGAAAATCAAGAATTTTCTAGAGAACGATTCATCAGAGAAGTTGAAGTAAAGATAGTAGGAAGTTTTTTGGGTGAAAAATTTTTTCAAGGTATGGTTGCATTTCCACAGATATTTAATAATGCAATTCTCCTTCCTGAAAATTTACATGAAAAAATATATGAAGAAGAAAAAAGAGAAGAACTATCACTTTTACCTTTTGGAAATACATGGCCAGATAACTATCAATTTAGATTGCAATGGGACGCTCTGTTTAATACTCATATAGCTATATTTGGTAATACAGGTAGCGGTAAGTCTAATACATTAACTAAAATGTATCATGAATTATTTAATTTGAATAAAAGTGAAAAAGTAAATATTAGCAAATCCAAATTTATATTGATTGATTTTAATGGAGAATACATTGGCAGAAAAGTAATAAGTACTGATAAACAAGTTTTTAATTTAGGTAATTTAAAAAATGATGGCGACTTTAATAAAATTTATATTCCAAAAAAATATTTTTGGGATGTTGAGATGCTATCCATAATTTTTGGCGCTACCGAACAAACTCAAAAACCTTTCTTAAAAAGGGTTGTAAATTTCTATATAAAAAACAACGAATTTTCGTTATTAGAAACTATTAATTATCATTTGAAAGAAGCTTTTCGCAATGTTTACATGTCGCCAAGTAGAGAAGGATTGAATTTATTAAAATATGTAATTCAATTGTTAGATTTACAAAATGATGATATATCAGAATGGATAGATTTAACTATTTATAATTCTACTAGTAAAGGTTTTTATAGTAATCACTTTATATTTGAGTGGGATCAAGGGAAATTCTGGAACCCTTCTGAAAAAGAAATGCAAAACGAGATCGATAAAATTAATGTACAAAATGATAAACTTTCAGATATAGGTCCTATTAAGTTTTTACAAATTGTTTCATGTTTTCAAATGATATTTGAAATAAAATATAATCAAATTCAATATGATCACATAGCACCACTACTACAGAGAATTCAATCTCGAAAGGAAGATATAGAGAGCATTATAGTACTCTCAGAGGAAGAAATTATTTTTAATAATAAAAGTTTGAATATTATTTCTCTTAAGAATGTCAACCAAGATCTAAAAATGTTAATACCTTTAATGATTACTAAAATAACATATGATTACAATAAAGAATATAATTTAAAAAAAGATCATATAGTTAATTTAATAATAGATGAAGCACATAATATTTTATCTAATAAATCTAATCGTGAATCAGAAAAATGGAAAGATTATAGATTAGAAGTTTTTGAGGAAATTGTAAAAGAAGGAAGAAAATTTAATTTTTATCTTACAATTTCTAGTCAAAGACCAGCTGACATTTCTCCTACAATAATTTCTCAAGTGCATAATTATTTCATTCATCGATTAGTAAATGAAAATGATTTAAAAATGTTAGATAATACAATGTCAACTTTAGACTTAATTTCAAAAGAAAGTATTCCAAATTTAGCTCCAGGACAACTAGTATGTACAGGAACATCTTTTAAATTACCATTAATAGTTCAAGTAGATGAACTTCCTAACGAGGTAGCTCCTAAAAGTAAAAGTGCTTTGTTATCAAAAATATGGATAAATTAAAATAGCAATAATTTATTTACTTTTCTTTAATAATCCATAAATATTCCTCTTGTAAGATAGTGGTGTATACACTTTTATCTTACAGGGGGATTTTTTATGGATAAGAAGCAGCTAGGGAATAAGCGAGAGTCGTATTCAATTCGTAAATATTCAATTGGGACAGCATCTATTCTTGTTGGGAGTTTATTATTCTTAGGTGGGGGTCAAGCGTCTGCTGCCGAAAGTAATGAGTCTAACACTTCTGAAAAGGTTTCAATGGAACAAACGCAATCAACTGAAGAACAACCGAGTCATGAAGCCTCAACACAACGTGTGGAACAACCACAAAACAAGACGATAGCAACACAAGAAATTCAAACTAAGGAAGAAGCATCTACTGAACAAGTACCGTCTCAAGAAGCGGATACAGAGGAAGATAAAGCGATACATAATAATAATCAAAATAGTAATCAAACAGAACAAATAACTAAAGAAACGACACAACAAAGTAAACCATCTAATGATGTAACAACATCTCAAACACCAACTACACAAGAACAACCTAAAACAGAACAATCACAAACCCAAGAACAACCGCAACGCGAAACTAAAAAAGCATCATCACAAAACAACACGCAAGAAGCACCTACACAAGAAACGAAAAAATCAACACAACCAACTACTAAAAACAGACAAACAGAAAAACGTAATACGACACAACAATCTAACCAAAATTCACATTCTGATGTATCTCAAAATGCCGTATCGTCAGCTGAAAAAGTACGAAACTTAAATGCAGCACGTATGAACGCACAACCTTTTTCAAAAGAAAGAGAAATGAATAAAGTAACGGCTACAGAAGAGAATGATGTCGCAGTTTCAGATGTATCTCAAACACAACTGACGCATATGTCTCCACAACAAAAGCAAGTGCTCTTTAATGCGTTACAACGTGATGCGAACACGCAAGATCAACAACCGAAAGCAATCCTTTCTACAACGCCTGAATGGACGTCAGCACAACGTACAAAGAATGCGTCTCGCACTGGTCAAAATCAATTGAACATCACACATGCAGGCCGTTACACAAGTGGTGCGTACTTTGGTAAGGGTGGTACAGAAATTGTGAAGTACAATCCGAAGAATGGCTATGCATATTCAGTAAATGGTGATAAAGAAGCGTTAGATATTATTGATGTGAAACACCCTGGAAAGGATGGCACAATTCATTTAGTAAAACGTATTTATTTACAAGATAATGGTATTGAAGCGGGTGATGTGACCAGTGTGACGGTGCATCCAAGTGGAGATTACGTGGCAGTTTCAGCACCTGCAGAGGACAAGACACAACCTGGACATGTGGCATTCTATGGTTCAAATGGTGAATATATCAATAACGTGACGGTCGGTAGTCTACCTGACATGGTCACTTTCTCTAAAGATGGTAAGTATTTATTAGTAGCCAATGAAGGAGAACCAAGTGACGATTATACCGTTAACCCACCAGGTTCTGTGTCAGTGATTGATGTGACGAATGGTCCTGAAAATGTAACTGCCAAGAATGTACGTACAGCAATGTTTACGAAAGAACATCAAGAAGGTATTCGAGCTTTAGGACCAAACGCGGAAGATGCCTATTTGAATATTGAACCAGAATATATTGCGGTAGATAGCCAAAGTAAATATGCCTATGTCACGTTACAAGAAGTGAGTGCCATCGCGAAGATTGATATCGCAAAAGGAGACATTGTCCAAGTGAAAAGGTTACCGTATAAGGACCATTCACTTGCCCAAAATGCGATGGATACGTCTGATGAAGATGGTAAATCAGAGTTGCGACGCGTACCGGTTTTAGGATTATTGCAGCCAGATGGTATCGATACGTATGAATATAATGGTGAAACCTATTTATTGATCGCAAATGAAGGAGACTCTCAAGATTATGAGGGTTATTCTGAGGAAAAGCGTGTGAAGAAATTGAAAGATGATATTCAATTGGATGCACGCTATTACCAAGGTTACACACAAGCAGAACTAGATGATATGGTGAAAAATGGCTTGTTTGATGACGAACAATTGGGCCGTTTGAAAGTTACGACGTCACATGCATTTAAAGATGCGAATGGTAAATACAATGCACTTGTATCATACGGCGGTCGTTCATTCTCTATCATAAGAGCCTCTGATTTGGAAATGATTTATGACAGTGGCAATGATATTGAGCAACGCGTTTTAGATTTATTGACTGAACGATTTAATGCCAATTATGAAGCAGCTGATGACATTAAAGTAGATGACCGAAGTGATGATAAAGGTCCAGAAGCTGAGAATGTGGTTGTTGGTAAAGTAGGTAGCCATTCATATGCCTTTGTTGGCTTAGAACGTGTGGGTGGCATTATGATTTATGATATTACAAACCCTAATGAACCGTATTTTGTGAAATATTTATTCGACCCAGATAATAAAGATATTTCACCAGAAGGAATCACTTTTGAAAGTGCTGAAGAAAGTCCAAATGGTAAACCAATGTTGATTGCGTCATTCGAGTTATCTGGTACAACATCCGCTTGGGAATTAGAAGATTTAACAGGTGACCAAGAAAGTGATGATGGAGAAGATAATGATAACCCGGGAAATACTAACGGGGCGTCTAAAGATGATTCAGATAACCCCATCTCTGACAATGAAGAACCAAATACAAACCATGGCGTAGATAATGGTGAACAATCTGATAATGGAAACGATACTTCAAGTAATGAAGAAGACAATCATGCTTCTGATGATAATAATGGAAATGATGAGGGTTTAGAACCACCTTATGAAGTGGACGGTGACATTTTTAAAAATGATAGCGACAAGGTTATCTCAGGCCAAGAAGATAACAATGATAACAATGCACAGTCACATAAAGAAGTAGAGAATAAAGGTACCTCTCATAATATGAATCATAGTGTCCATAACAATCATCAAGAAGAAAGTCGTGATCAACAAACAACAAAATCTAACAATCATAACTTGAGTGTGATAAGTACTCAATCTTCAAGTCATCATGAAGTGATAAATCATCATGCAAGTGAAGTATCTGATAAGGTAAACCATTTAAATACTTCGAGTGACAACGTAACAAAAGCATTACCAAAATCAGGTCAGCAAGAATCAAATACAACCATATGGTCAGTATTACTTGGTGGTCTAGGCCTTACATTAATTAGAAAACGCAAAACATCAAAATCTAAGAAATAATGATTTAGAGAGTGGCTCGTTAGATGTTAAATAACATTTGGCGAGCTATTTTTGTTTAAGACGTCAATTTAACATCAAATCATTGAGTTAACATGATATGCTAAGTTTTGGAAACAAAATGTTAGCGGAATTCAAGGGAATGCGCCATTTTGTATGCGGAAAGTGACATGTGAACTTGCTAAGTTAGAAGAGAGGTGACCATAACTATGAAACTTGCTGAACAGATTAAGCAACATCGTAAAGAGAATAATCTTACTCAGGATCAATTAGCTACTGAATTACATACCACGCGACAAACCGTTTCCAAATGGGAACAGGGTACGATTGAACCGAATGCACAAATGATTGTGCAATTAGCGCAACGTTTTGATATTACAACGGACGAATTATTAACAGGCAAACCGTCTTATTCATCTAGAAGAGAAGAAACACAATCATATCCTGAACATTTGAATTTTTGGGATTTCTTATCTCAAAAATGGTGGTTCGTATTAATAATAGTTGTTATCGTGTGTGGAACAATAACACAAATCTTCACAAGTTAGTAGTGTGGGTCTCCTAACTCAATTTAGGAGGTACATGATGAGCTTAATAATTAAGTATTTAAAGATGATTGGTGTCATTATTTTAACATTTATACTAACAGTCATTGCGCAAAAT from Staphylococcus taiwanensis includes the following:
- a CDS encoding choice-of-anchor I family protein — translated: MDKKQLGNKRESYSIRKYSIGTASILVGSLLFLGGGQASAAESNESNTSEKVSMEQTQSTEEQPSHEASTQRVEQPQNKTIATQEIQTKEEASTEQVPSQEADTEEDKAIHNNNQNSNQTEQITKETTQQSKPSNDVTTSQTPTTQEQPKTEQSQTQEQPQRETKKASSQNNTQEAPTQETKKSTQPTTKNRQTEKRNTTQQSNQNSHSDVSQNAVSSAEKVRNLNAARMNAQPFSKEREMNKVTATEENDVAVSDVSQTQLTHMSPQQKQVLFNALQRDANTQDQQPKAILSTTPEWTSAQRTKNASRTGQNQLNITHAGRYTSGAYFGKGGTEIVKYNPKNGYAYSVNGDKEALDIIDVKHPGKDGTIHLVKRIYLQDNGIEAGDVTSVTVHPSGDYVAVSAPAEDKTQPGHVAFYGSNGEYINNVTVGSLPDMVTFSKDGKYLLVANEGEPSDDYTVNPPGSVSVIDVTNGPENVTAKNVRTAMFTKEHQEGIRALGPNAEDAYLNIEPEYIAVDSQSKYAYVTLQEVSAIAKIDIAKGDIVQVKRLPYKDHSLAQNAMDTSDEDGKSELRRVPVLGLLQPDGIDTYEYNGETYLLIANEGDSQDYEGYSEEKRVKKLKDDIQLDARYYQGYTQAELDDMVKNGLFDDEQLGRLKVTTSHAFKDANGKYNALVSYGGRSFSIIRASDLEMIYDSGNDIEQRVLDLLTERFNANYEAADDIKVDDRSDDKGPEAENVVVGKVGSHSYAFVGLERVGGIMIYDITNPNEPYFVKYLFDPDNKDISPEGITFESAEESPNGKPMLIASFELSGTTSAWELEDLTGDQESDDGEDNDNPGNTNGASKDDSDNPISDNEEPNTNHGVDNGEQSDNGNDTSSNEEDNHASDDNNGNDEGLEPPYEVDGDIFKNDSDKVISGQEDNNDNNAQSHKEVENKGTSHNMNHSVHNNHQEESRDQQTTKSNNHNLSVISTQSSSHHEVINHHASEVSDKVNHLNTSSDNVTKALPKSGQQESNTTIWSVLLGGLGLTLIRKRKTSKSKK
- a CDS encoding SIR2 family protein; amino-acid sequence: MEEYKKFLDEINGKNINFLIGSGASTGIIPNLWLKGIEKSFEDLLVDEDLEKYRNELYFIWFNYWVAKTRILNKPTIPREEDVYKNYIDFVNNLIILLNNEGFDRPKKVNIFTTNYDTLFELAFDHHSKRGAITFFNDGSRGFLQKYISSENFYINASHTGVSESFSRNIPIINLLKIHGSVTWRKDDESDNIEVSLNNNNFNKLKVEADKYIENAQVVNIIENLDKDSYNFVDLKNDLENIFNDDSIELTEFQNSYEKLNIVSPTKEKFKETVFQQHYYQMLRILSFELERKDSVLVVFGFSFADEHIREIVKRSITNPYLKVYIICYSQKGEKDIKEYLKGLNNITYWPNFNDNSRLKGDFKFLNNLMKGWK
- a CDS encoding ATP-binding protein, coding for MKNYNDNLVVGVVKEIRGTSVIIRITNTTTQLFHFYKGEKYSGVMIGTFIGIQPGRYTIVGKVEKEYAYDRFQDIENQEFSRERFIREVEVKIVGSFLGEKFFQGMVAFPQIFNNAILLPENLHEKIYEEEKREELSLLPFGNTWPDNYQFRLQWDALFNTHIAIFGNTGSGKSNTLTKMYHELFNLNKSEKVNISKSKFILIDFNGEYIGRKVISTDKQVFNLGNLKNDGDFNKIYIPKKYFWDVEMLSIIFGATEQTQKPFLKRVVNFYIKNNEFSLLETINYHLKEAFRNVYMSPSREGLNLLKYVIQLLDLQNDDISEWIDLTIYNSTSKGFYSNHFIFEWDQGKFWNPSEKEMQNEIDKINVQNDKLSDIGPIKFLQIVSCFQMIFEIKYNQIQYDHIAPLLQRIQSRKEDIESIIVLSEEEIIFNNKSLNIISLKNVNQDLKMLIPLMITKITYDYNKEYNLKKDHIVNLIIDEAHNILSNKSNRESEKWKDYRLEVFEEIVKEGRKFNFYLTISSQRPADISPTIISQVHNYFIHRLVNENDLKMLDNTMSTLDLISKESIPNLAPGQLVCTGTSFKLPLIVQVDELPNEVAPKSKSALLSKIWIN
- a CDS encoding helix-turn-helix transcriptional regulator — protein: MKLAEQIKQHRKENNLTQDQLATELHTTRQTVSKWEQGTIEPNAQMIVQLAQRFDITTDELLTGKPSYSSRREETQSYPEHLNFWDFLSQKWWFVLIIVVIVCGTITQIFTS